A part of Phoenix dactylifera cultivar Barhee BC4 chromosome 2, palm_55x_up_171113_PBpolish2nd_filt_p, whole genome shotgun sequence genomic DNA contains:
- the LOC103708729 gene encoding high mobility group B protein 9-like yields the protein MENKNNDVTERQVGLEMEGQRIMMENMQVNSYPVAFATQEQVVRDRAIFIETLKQFHAAMGMRFSIPILGGKFLDLHLLYVQVTQSGGIEKVVKEKGWKDVIAAFDFPKTTTSAAYVLKKCYLEILFHYEQVYFFRKQGPVSHTEYLDVKFAKTKINRTKSTSSSAKTTRKRKRNQPEQKTEEICNTPISGVIDGEFEHGYFVTMMMGAQALRGVVYRAKQSLEALPSTIGNTSNAGVPDVSPAQPSRSRAEDGNQSVEVMEE from the exons ATGGAGAACAAGAACAATGACGTGACAGAGAGACAAGTAGGGCTAGAAATGGAAGGACAGAGGATAATGATGGAGAACATGCAAGTTAACAGTTATCCTGTTGCATTTGCTACTCAAGAACAAGTTGTCAGGGATCGTGCAATCTTTATAGAAACACTCAAACAATTCCATGCAGCCATGGGAATGCGATTCTC GATTCCTATCTTAGGAGGCAAATTTCTTGATTTGCATCTCCTTTATGTACAAGTTACACAAAGTGGAGGAATTGAAAAG GTTGTTAAGGAGAAGGGGTGGAAGGATGTGATTGCTGCATTTGACTTTCCAAAGACTACAACTAGTGCAGCTTATGTGCTCAAGAAGTGCTACCTAGAAATTCTTTTCCACTATGAACAGGTGTACTTCTTTAGGAAACAAGGCCCTGTTTCTCATACTG AATACTTAGACGTAAAATTTGCAAAGACTAAGATCAATCGAACCAAATCTACCTCCAGCTCGGCAAAGACAACACGTAAGAGAAAAAGAAACCAGCCTGAGCAGAAAACTGAAG AGATTTGCAACACTCCTATTAGTGGAGTAATAGATGGAGAATTTGAGCATGGTTACTTTGTCACTATGATGATGGGAGCACAAGCACTTCGTGGAGTAGTATATAGGGCCAAACAGTCCTTAGAAGCCTTACCCTCTACCATTGGAAATACAAGTAATGCTGGTGTCCCAGATGTTTCCCCAGCTCAACCTAGCCGCAGCAGAGCAGAGGATGGAAATCAGAGTGTGGAGGTAATGGAAGAGTAG
- the LOC103708728 gene encoding cytochrome P450 78A3-like — protein sequence METCVESWWILPLTLAPNILGCLSRSSSPPSIALAFSSIVVLAILVWLANCLLHWAFPGGPAWGKYYWWRKTNSSTSSTMIPGPRGLPFLGSMDLMSGLAHRHLAAAATCLGAKRLMAFSIGETRAIVASHPDVAKEILNSPAFADRPPTESAYGLMFHRSIGFAPHGTYWRNLRRIAATHLFSPKQVNASAPHRSHIADQMTAALRNSTNGDVQVRRILRRASLCYIMQFVFGKQFELCSASEETEGLLCMVEEGYDLLGKNNWSDHFPLLAGLDIQKIRSRCSKLVTKAYSFVYPIIEEHRATVTGGRTTAPDFVDILISLQEPEGLSDSDMVAILWEMIFRGTDAMAVLMEWTLARVVLHPGIQAKVHQELDHVVGTSRRRVVESDALRLVYLQALLKEVLRMHPPGPLLSWSRLAISETLVDGHLVPAGTTAMVNMWAICRDPDVWKYPLEFRPERFLNKDGDMEVEFSVMGTDLRLAPFGSGRRSCPGKGLAMMTVSFWMASLLHDFEWLPSEVKGVDLSEVLRLSSEMAAPLEVRVQPRRHE from the exons ATGGAAACTTGTGTGGAGAGCTGGTGGATCCTGCCCCTAACCCTAGCTCCAAACATCTTAGGGTGCCTGTCACGTTCTTCTTCTCCACCTTCCATTGCACTCGCTTTCTCTTCCATTGTCGTCCTTGCCATTCTGGTATGGCTAGCCAACTGCCTTCTCCACTGGGCCTTCCCCGGCGGCCCTGCCTGGGGGAAGTACTACTGGTGGAGGAAGACAAACTCCTCCACCAGCTCGACGATGATACCTGGCCCGAGAGGCCTCCCTTTCCTGGGGAGCATGGACCTCATGTCCGGCCTCGCCCACCGCCATCTCGCTGCGGCCGCCACCTGCCTTGGTGCAAAGAGACTCATGGCCTTCTCCATAGGCGAGACCCGAGCCATCGTCGCCAGCCACCCTGATGTCGCCAAGGAGATCCTCAACAGCCCAGCGTTCGCCGACCGTCCCCCTACTGAATCAGCCTACGGCCTCATGTTCCACCGCTCTATCGGGTTCGCCCCCCATGGCACCTATTGGCGCAACCTCCGCCGGATCGCCGCCACCCACCTCTTCTCCCCGAAGCAAGTCAATGCCTCCGCTCCTCACCGCTCCCACATCGCCGACCAAATGACAGCTGCTCTTCGGAACAGCACCAATGGAGATGTACAAGTTCGCAGAATTCTGCGGCGGGCCTCGCTGTGCTACATCATGCAGTTTGTGTTCGGGAAGCAGTTTGAGCTGTGCTCGGCGAGCGAGGAGACTGAAGGACTTCTTTGCATGGTGGAGGAAGGTTACGACCTGCTCGGGAAGAACAACTGGTCTGATCATTTCCCCCTTCTTGCTGGCCTCGACATTCAGAAAATCCGCTCCAGATGCTCAAAGCTCGTCACCAAGGCGTATAGTTTCGTGTATCCAATAATCGAGGAACACCGAGCTACAGTAACTGGTGGAAGAACAACTGCACCGGACTTTGTGGACATACTGATCTCCCTCCAGGAACCTGAGGGCCTGTCAGACTCTGACATGGTTGCCATTCTATGG GAGATGATATTTAGAGGGACAGATGCAATGGCAGTGCTGATGGAGTGGACGCTGGCTCGTGTTGTCCTCCACCCCGGCATCCAAGCCAAGGTCCACCAAGAGCTCGATCACGTTGTCGGGACTTCCCGGCGGCGGGTGGTCGAATCTGATGCACTAAGACTGGTATACTTGCAAGCCCTACTGAAAGAGGTTCTCAGGATGCACCCACCAGGCCCGCTCCTATCCTGGAGTCGCCTTGCGATATCTGAAACTCTTGTCGACGGCCATCTTGTTCCTGCCGGCACAACTGCCATGGTGAACATGTGGGCAATATGCCGTGATCCTGATGTCTGGAAGTATCCTCTGGAGTTCAGGCCTGAGAGGTTTCTAAACAAGGATGGAGACATGGAGGTGGAGTTCTCGGTGATGGGTACCGACCTCCGGCTTGCACCATTTGGGTCAGGCAGGAGAAGCTGCCCCGGCAAGGGGCTGGCGATGATGACAGTCAGCTTCTGGATGGCTTCCCTCCTTCATGACTTTGAATGGCTGCCATCGGAGGTGAAGGGCGTCGATCTATCGGAGGTTCTCAGGCTATCGTCCGAGATGGCAGCACCACTTGAGGTGAGGGTGCAACCCAGGCGACATGAATGA